The window tttcaaactgaCTTTTTTATGATGTTGTTTGTGGTGTTAGTTCTGGTTTTGCTGTTGTTAAAAGCTGGTTAGACAATGATAGGTTGGTATGGATCTAGTCAGATTTTAGTTTACAAATTGTTTTTAGCAGctgataaaaatatatttttcctaaCGAGGCATTACTTTGCTATAAATTGTTCCTtattcttcctgatgttaaaatgaacacaaattgTTTTTGTACGGTTGATTTTTGTTCCATGTTTGAAAACACTGAGTATAACAGGCTGTACCCAGTTCAACCATTAAACaatattctcttttcttttccttctgcgTCTTCATGTGAGTGCTTGTACAACATGAGGGTTACATGTACTTAGTGATACTTTGACACCACTGACCTTTAGTGGCACTCAGATCATTTTGAAATTCTTATGCCGTTATTCTCAAATGATCATCAGATAAACTTGAGGGGTCACCAGATTgaggagaggaaataaaaatTACACAACAGATACAATTTATTTGAGGaatcttaaaatgaaatatgcTGTCTGCAATGCAGGAAGTTCAGCCAAGCATTCATTTGGACCGAGAGGTTTGTGAATCATAGTAAATTATTACAAAACAATGTTTATTCTACACATGTACTTGAGTATCCTATTCAAAGCCGTTGCAAGTAAACATCTTTGAATTATCCAGCATAAGCTGCACAAGTAACCAGTGTCATACAGTATGTGATATAAAGATAAAACGTGGTTCCCCAGCATTGTTTGCCCTTCCCCTTGAAAGTGCTAGTGTACGGAGCTGTGGCTCTCACTTGTAAGCAGTGATATCATCATTTATAAGCTGTGAAATGGGACAAGCACGGAATGTTACAAGTTGAGTAATTACTTCTGCCTCACATGTCACTGAACGTAGCCTATGAGTGACTTACATGCCCTGACATCATGGCGCACACCCGAGGGTTCTTCAGCTCTTGTAAGGCTATCTACACTAATTAATTAGACATGTTGGTAACACAAATCATTTGAGACTTGCCTTTTTGCAAATACCATGTAAACGTTTCCCCAAAGCAGTCCATTGCATTTTGTGGGAGATATGACGAAACACCTGCAAGCAACATGAGCCTACAATGTTGTGCATTAACAATTCTTGTCTTACGGGATTGTTTATTGCTTGCATCTTGCACAGGCTTGAGGTCAGCGTCTGGCCGTTTCCCCATGTTGAAAATATCATCCAGTGCCAAGTGTCATGTCTGCTTCAGCGATGATTCAGTACAGATGAATACGAAGGCTTGTGAAgtgcaaagtaaaataaaactaGATGTATGGCCACTTATTGTGACACAGTGGATATCCTCAAtaagaaatggaaataaatcctctttaaaaatgtttggagAAACATCATTTAGAAATCTAAATACTTGGTTGTGTTTGGACGGAGtcatatgcaaacacacacacacacacagctgcacaatACCATCTTTGTCATGTGTTGGGAAGAAACCACCAGACCCATCTGCCTAGAAAGCTGCTTGTCCCATAGTCCAGTGTTCTACGCCCGACAAGGCCGGGCACAATGGCTGGCTCGACTCCGAGATGCCTTTCTAAGTCAGTGCTGGATGTTTGGATTACTGCTCGTCTTTGCCCACCTTCACCCATGCATTATCAGCATTCATTTTATATGCAGTATTTCAAAACATGGATCATGCCCTGAGCTTCGGTTGCCATATCACACCGAAGTAAATAAATACCCCAAACATATTCAGTGTTACCATAGACACACCCTGAATCTGTCTCCATTGGGAAAGCACTACAGGATGGTTTTGTTCAAGAAACAATGCAGATCTGTCAGAAGCTCAAACAAAGGACACTGTGTTTCTGAATGCGACGCAGACCACTAAATGTATTTGACCGCAGAAGATAAGGAGGCTTGTTTTGTTAACCCTAATCAATCTTATATAGTTATGTGGCAATTTGGATGTCAATATAAAAACGTCAATATCAGATTCCCAATTTAAAAAAGGGCATGGTGTCATGCTTCAAATTGATATGATATTCATAAGCATGAGGTAGGCCTATTATATACTTTCTAAGCCATTTCAGGTATGGCCCATCCTATCTACAGGTTTTATACACCAGTTACTTCTCGAGGTTTGTGAAGAGGGAGGCCTGTAAAAAGGAATACTAGTTGCACAACTTGAATTCCCCTTCAGCATTTGTTGAAAACGCTAAACCTTTGTCGAGATATGCAATGGTGGGATGTAGTAGATTgtcaataataaacaaaaacagtCCAAATAAAAGCAATCTTACTTTGTTAGTTAATGAAGCAGTACTATATCATATTAATACACTCTAAACATGCTGAAAGTTGCCATTTAGCTTGATGCATACTTTAATACTTGCATAAAGTGGCAAGCATGAAGATACTTTGAATTGAGGACTTCaattctatttgtttttaactgtCTTCCTGTAAGAGTTCAGATATTACTCCTGTGAGTCCACAAACTATATGTGGAAGTGAAATAATTGACAACCACTAGGGATACAAGTCTATTATATTTTCCATAAAGTTCCCTTTTGTGCAAAAATAAGATCATCATACAGTAGTAATTACGTATTTGGACacgtaaattatttttttaggtaGACCCTTTTAATAAATTTGAGATCAGCTATAGACAACAAAATGGTCCTCACCGGATATAAATGCTCATGAGAGTGCAATGCATTCATTTGGCAGTGGAAGAATTTCAGCGGAGGGCGGGGGgctgctgtgattggtcgaACAATGTGCGCGCCCGCAGGAAAGCGCGGCACCGCGtttgctgattggctgagagacCCGCTCATCAGACCGTGACTGTATCCTCCCAGCAGCTGCGCTGTGAGAGCCGCCAGGCGCTTCTCCTGTCACGGTCATCCTTTCTGTACACCCCTTCAAACAATGTTATCTATATTCCACACGGCTAAAAACCATCCATTGACCGCTGAATTCAAAGCTTTGTATTGACTCCACCATCTACAGGTACGTCCATTTTTATCCGCGCGCTTAATTCTGAACCATGCGTTTTTTTTACCCCGGTAAAATGGTAAAGTGGCATAGCGTGAAATACGTTGAATTGCATTCATGAATGTGCAGCGGCATCTTCTTAATACGGCACGAAACGGCACAAAGCGCGGGGTTTAGATGCACACGGGGAACAGAAACAGGTCTCGAGGCTCGGGGAAAGGCGAATGCACATTTTCTTCCGGACACAAGTCTCACATTTAACCAGACACGTCTGTCAGGTGCATTATTCGCTTGAGGGAATTCGCTGCAACAGGCCCACATAGGCCGGgctttttattcatgcaatttGAGACATCATTCCTTCTTATTGTCGAgcttttttctccccccactagcgataaatatttaaataggcTTGCAACCCTTGTTGGAAACGGAGGGTGTGGACGTCTGATGGCGTTATGTTACGTAATCTATTCCCATTCATCTCTCCACGCCTTTCCTCCTGGACGTCGGCCTGATCTCTGCTCGCCGCCTTTCCAAAGATGTCCATCCGCAAATATCATCAAATCGAAGATATTGTAGCAgattttaaccccccccccccccatctggagGGTAGGGTCGCTCATTTTAGTTAGTTAGTGCAAGCAGCAGTCAGGCATTTTGTCAACTCTCGTTTTTAACCATTTCTGTTGGAATAACTACCGTTAACAGCTCTGGATGCCTTCAATTTAAAGGAGACACCAATCAGATTGTTTTTATGGCATCACTTTATCTACAAACATCATTTTAATTCTTACAGATACTTCTTAAACATAAATGCTCCAGGAAATATTGACTGTGTCAAGTTCCACAACCTTCAGAGAGTCGTTTCCTGTTGCAATCAGCAGtattgaaaattgaaaaagaagACCTCATCGGCCGATTTTTATGACCGTAGGACCAGTTAAGGTCACAGCTTTATTGCACCTGAGCTCCTGTGGTGTGCAACGGTGCATCGTATTGTGGTGCAGATTAAAGGCTCGTGgacacattcagacacacaaatcagaacaaccacaaacaacgaGACAAGTCTACTGCCACGACGTAGAATACTCATATTAAACAAATCCATGATTCATGATTGATCATAAAAGAGCAGGGGGATTCActtttttcaaacaaagacGCTTCAAACTGAACTAAACGACCGACCAAAGTGACTGATGTGAATGATTATCACTCAACACTGCAAGGAGCTCTCCATATAATACATTATTGCAACCTTAATCAAACATCTAAATTGAAATATCATTGGTTACTTACACTTGATTACTTACTCTTGATTTCTAGTCCAGAATTTGTGCAAGAACACAAtgctgtaataataataacctaCTACTCTTTTTATGAGAGAAGCAGTAATGCAGGAACGCAGCACAGCGCATGCGCAGATCCACCCACGCAGAGGCGACCATAGGTCAAAGTCAGACCGCTATTGACTAACTGACTGCTGGCTCATTATTTTTCCGCCCTCATCTCTGGCCTCCAGGTTTGCCATGGCGACGGTGGTGATGGAGCAGATCGGTCGCCTGTTCATCAACGCGCAGCAGCTGCGTCAGATCCCTCAGCTGCTGGAGTCGGCCTTCCCCACGCTGCCGTGCACCGTCAAGGTGTCCGACGTGCCCTGTGTGTTCCGCGAGCGCCACATCCTCACCGGCTACCGCCAGCCGGACCAAAGCTGGCGCTACTACTTCCTCACCCTCTTCCAAAGGCACAACGAATCCCTCAACGTGTGGACCCACATGCTGGCCGCCCTCATCATCCTGGTCAAGTGGCAGGAGATCTCCGAGACGGTGGACTTTTTGCGAGACCCTCACGCTCAGCccctcttcatcatcctcctgTCGTCCTTCACCTACCTCTCCTTCAGCGCGCTCGCTCACCTCCTCTCCGCCAAGTCCGAGCTCTCCTACTACAGCTTCTACTTCCTCGACTACGTGGGCGTGGCCGTGTACCAGTATGGCAGCGCCCTGGCGCACTACTACTACGCCATAGAGAAGGAGTGGCACACCAAAGTGCAAGGAGTCTTTTTGCCCGCCGCAGCGTTTCTGGCCTGGCTCACCTGCTTCGGCTGCTGCTACGGCAAGTATGCGAGCCCCGACATGCCCAAGTTCGCCATCAAGCTGTGCCAAGTGGTGCCGTCGGCCCTGGCTTACTGTTTAGACATAAGCCCCGTGGTTCACCGTATCTACACCTGCTACCAGGAGGGCTGCTCCGACCCGGTCGTGGCATACCATTTCTACCACGTGGTCTTTTTCCTAATCAGCGCCTATTTCTTCTGCTGCCCGCACCCGGAGAGCTTGTTCCCTGGCATGTGTGACTTCATCGGGCAGGGCCACCAGATCTTTCACATATTCGTGGTGGTGTGCACCCTGATGCAGATCGAAGCGCTGAGAACGGACTTCACGGAGCGCCGCTCCTTCTACGAGGGCCTCCACGGCGATCTCGCACACGACGCGGTGGCGCTCTTCATCTTCACGGCCTGCTGCTGCGCCCTCACCGCTTTTTACGTGCGCAACCGTATCCGTGCCTCGCTGCACGAGAAGGAGGAgtaagagggggaaaaaagaaaagtccaatATATTTTACTCTAAAGTGACCATTCATTAAAATAACTCCAATGTATTTGTCAATGAAAGTTATGAATTTATGAGAGTGATTTTTGCATTATTTCCTCTGTATGTGATCTGCCAAACTCCAGTGAGCtaacaaaatatgtaaaagtAATTAATGGTGTGGCTTTGTGACTTGCAATGAAGACGAGGGATTCTTGTAGTTTTGTCTGTAGCAATGCAGGTAGTTCTTCAACAGGGCAACGATTCCCCTCATCTCGACTCTGCTCTTTAGAAGTCTGTTTTTAGTCATCGTCTCAAAGAATGTGGTTTTACTTCACAAGACAAAAATACACTTTCTGTCAAGGTGAGCAGAAAAATGAAGTTTCTTAAAATGCCTTTTACCCAAATGTTTTTACAACAATCAGACTGTCAAATTTTAGCATTTCAAATGATGATACGTGTATTTGCAGTATCTTTTACAATTTACAATCCCATAACACTTTGTATATTTAAACCAGATCAGTTCAGATCCAATTGAAATTGCTGGTCTTAACATCAATTTCTGGCACCTTTTTAATTCTGACCCTCTATTCAAtgattttttgccattttttatTATCAAGGCGCTAACACATATGTTTGAAGATCTTTGggggaagttaaaaaaaacctcaatttAAGAACCAAATATTGTAcctctatttaaaaaaagaaggatatATTTTTTGGTGATAATTCTGTTGAACTATGTTGCAAATGAGGCTGGCACTCAGTATTGGTAAAGAGATAAATGGAAGATTACTGATGTTTAGACGgtgttaatcttttttttattcaaagggCTGAAACTTCAGCTCTTGCCTTTTCACACCCTCATGATGTCAAAAGCTTTTGCGCTCATTGTTTTCGTTGTCGTTTGATCCGTTTTGACACACAAAAGCCACCTGGCTGGTGTTCTGCTTTCGgtatgtattttgttttgtatgatGAATATGTTGTGCCTCTATGCATGTCTTTTGGTATATAGTGTGGAAATTAAGTTTGTGAATGTCTATAAAAGCTTAGCCTTGCACATGTTTCTTACCCTGTAAATAAGCTGTATTTCTCTCCACCTGATGGCACTCCGAACCGAATGCATCTTTCCTCCTCGCGTGGAATACACAACATTCCTGTTATGATGCATCTGTTCAGAGAGGGTTGTGTTCAGTGTCCAGCTACCTATCAGTCTTCAAATGACTATGAATACAGCATTTCATTCTGCTGCACTGTTACATTGAcgagccgttttttttttcctcttagtTTCACGACTTTTGTTATGAAAAGTTCACACAGGTACGGAACACTGATATTGTCGCTTAGGTTTTTACCTCAAAAAACTCTTTAAATGTCAGAAATGATCAATCTCCATTAGAGCACTCTGTTTATGATGGGGTTAAATGTGCCAATGAATCTGTTATTGCTTCAGTGAAGGTACTAAAAGATGAATTCAGAGACAGACTGTCAGAAGTGGATGTAATTGATGTCTTGACTGCGAACACTTTACCTGTGAGATTTAACCTTAACGCccctaaaaaaggaaaatgttcacCTTGGCGTTACTGACCTGGTCTCATCATGCACTGCCTGAAATCAACACTGTAAATATACTGTAGCTGGCAGCACTGGCTATGTTTACATGCATGGAGGTATCTGCTGTCAATGTGGTTATTCTGGTTTTGTGGGGATTCTTGCAAATGTCAGCAGAATAACCTGGAGGAACATGTTCCAGACGTCTCCCTGGTTGTAAAACAAAATTGAGGCTTTCATTTACATGGCTAAATTTGTTCATGTAGTCAGAGGCTAATGAAATCCGATTGGCGAGTTAAGCCCGCAAGCCTCTCAGGAGCCACGCCTAGAACATGAGATTATAATCCCGACCAGCAAAAGAACCCTCACTGCGGGTTCAGTTCTGTCCCCCCGTGTTGACGATAACCAAAAGTGTTGAATCAGGAAGTGGGCAGTGATGTCTTCTTtgctaaatgaaatgtttgtcGTAACATGACAAACATGGATTATCTAGGTTGAATGCTAATTAAACCGGACTAGGATTAGAACTGGCCTGGGGCCAGCACTCTTTAGCCAAGACgtgaatttgtgtgtaaacGTAGCCTTTGATGCCACTCAAAGTTTCCCTTTTATGAAAGCAGGTGAGAGGGTCCAGAACGT is drawn from Pungitius pungitius chromosome 11, fPunPun2.1, whole genome shotgun sequence and contains these coding sequences:
- the paqr7b gene encoding membrane progestin receptor alpha-B; protein product: MATVVMEQIGRLFINAQQLRQIPQLLESAFPTLPCTVKVSDVPCVFRERHILTGYRQPDQSWRYYFLTLFQRHNESLNVWTHMLAALIILVKWQEISETVDFLRDPHAQPLFIILLSSFTYLSFSALAHLLSAKSELSYYSFYFLDYVGVAVYQYGSALAHYYYAIEKEWHTKVQGVFLPAAAFLAWLTCFGCCYGKYASPDMPKFAIKLCQVVPSALAYCLDISPVVHRIYTCYQEGCSDPVVAYHFYHVVFFLISAYFFCCPHPESLFPGMCDFIGQGHQIFHIFVVVCTLMQIEALRTDFTERRSFYEGLHGDLAHDAVALFIFTACCCALTAFYVRNRIRASLHEKEE